One region of Dehalococcoidia bacterium genomic DNA includes:
- a CDS encoding 2-hydroxyacyl-CoA dehydratase family protein: MSDTIAPVKTEQRRAINRLKSMYPLRNLVQQDYLNTLQAAKEGEPTVWAMINYWEGDIPLKAMGLNIVYPENYSALLAASGTAEPFLDGSDSDGFPTHMCGYGRSTIGYSYRMMKENGGMIPPEAPMGGMPKPQLLVASGIICDARFKWFQALSRYFDVPRWCLEMPLMGTAEGTEEDLETYQVEFLVKELKEFITFLERLFKKKMDWHRFEELTDLAIRIHEITYRISEARKATPGPMHSTDFWSSMPPSLFFAGDMNVSLKLYQDMLAEVQDRVKNMESAIRFPERYRIIFAELPPWHSLKFFDSLAERGWNFVFESNGYHAPKPPDLVKVSDPVEKLVRLSRNFIFNMHPQAKNDGIANPIVEFYLNYARWYKADGYFLHPLMSCRVASSSLKTVQNFLLTRLNVPTLWVEGDIIDKRVFNPQETLSRAEAFEQTMDHFRRTRESQGVEW, translated from the coding sequence CTTCAGGCCGCCAAGGAAGGGGAACCAACTGTCTGGGCCATGATTAATTACTGGGAGGGGGATATCCCTCTAAAAGCCATGGGCCTCAATATCGTTTATCCCGAGAACTACTCCGCTCTCCTGGCAGCCTCCGGCACAGCCGAACCGTTCTTGGATGGCTCGGACTCCGACGGCTTCCCTACCCATATGTGTGGTTACGGCAGGAGCACCATCGGCTATTCATATCGCATGATGAAGGAAAATGGCGGCATGATACCGCCTGAAGCGCCCATGGGCGGTATGCCCAAACCGCAGTTGCTCGTCGCCTCAGGTATCATCTGCGATGCCAGATTCAAATGGTTTCAGGCTCTGTCCAGGTATTTTGATGTTCCCAGGTGGTGCCTTGAGATGCCCCTTATGGGCACCGCCGAAGGCACAGAGGAAGACCTCGAAACGTATCAGGTAGAGTTCCTGGTCAAGGAGCTGAAAGAATTCATCACTTTCCTGGAGAGACTTTTTAAGAAAAAAATGGATTGGCATAGGTTCGAAGAGCTCACTGACCTCGCTATCAGGATTCACGAAATCACTTACCGGATCAGTGAAGCACGTAAAGCGACACCCGGCCCTATGCACTCTACGGATTTCTGGAGCAGCATGCCACCATCGCTATTCTTTGCAGGTGATATGAATGTGTCGCTCAAGCTGTATCAGGACATGCTGGCGGAAGTGCAGGACAGGGTTAAGAATATGGAATCTGCGATCAGGTTCCCCGAGAGGTATAGGATCATATTTGCCGAACTGCCGCCGTGGCACAGCCTCAAATTCTTCGATAGTCTGGCCGAAAGAGGCTGGAATTTCGTATTTGAAAGCAATGGCTATCATGCTCCCAAACCGCCGGATCTGGTTAAAGTGAGCGACCCGGTGGAGAAGCTGGTGCGCCTGTCGCGTAACTTCATATTCAATATGCATCCGCAGGCCAAGAATGATGGAATAGCCAATCCCATTGTCGAGTTCTATCTTAATTATGCCCGATGGTATAAAGCGGATGGTTATTTCCTTCACCCGCTCATGTCCTGCCGTGTGGCCAGCTCAAGCCTTAAGACAGTGCAGAACTTCCTGCTGACAAGACTCAACGTGCCCACGCTCTGGGTGGAGGGCGACATTATTGATAAGCGCGTTTTTAATCCCCAGGAAACACTGTCCAGAGCTGAAGCCTTCGAACAAACGATGGATCATTTCAGGAGAACCCGCGAATCACAGGGTGTGGAGTGGTAA
- a CDS encoding glycoside-pentoside-hexuronide (GPH):cation symporter: MEQGKVSLGVKLGYGVCDFGANLFFTATAFILLNYLTDTVGLAAALAGIALMVGRLWDAFYDPVIGYISDRTVNKMGRRRPYMLGGAIPLFIAVIVMFINPVLLAGAGISQTTLFIYAMVVYLILCTAYSTVNIPYMSMAPELTADYHERTSMMGYRFGFAAIGTLLGAGLALPIVALAPDKNIGFVLLGIVFGSVMLITALITIFTVKEPANLKPAKSMGFVKTYTEVFKNKPYLLILATYISHIMAITVASGIVIYYFKYILNDEAATTWAMLILIGTAILFIPVSVFLSKRLGKKKVYGAGFVIMAIMLMVLFFFGHTQGVTFTLIVMFLMGTGFGFTYAMPYAIVSDAIEYDYLRTGERREGAFFGIWTWGLKIGQALAIFLMGVTLESMGYVANVMPQTASAQLSIRLFLGPISAGIFIIAAVFLYFYPITEARYKEICAQIAEMEARSAAS; the protein is encoded by the coding sequence ATGGAACAGGGTAAGGTTTCCTTGGGCGTAAAGCTCGGATACGGAGTCTGCGATTTCGGAGCGAACCTGTTTTTTACTGCGACTGCATTCATATTATTGAACTATCTGACTGATACTGTAGGTCTCGCTGCGGCACTCGCAGGTATTGCCCTCATGGTGGGCCGTCTGTGGGACGCCTTTTATGATCCTGTAATAGGCTATATCTCGGACCGCACCGTGAATAAAATGGGACGGCGCAGGCCGTACATGCTGGGAGGCGCCATCCCTCTCTTTATAGCGGTGATCGTGATGTTTATAAATCCGGTGCTTCTGGCGGGCGCAGGCATATCTCAGACAACGCTTTTTATCTATGCAATGGTCGTCTACCTGATCCTGTGTACCGCTTACTCAACGGTGAATATCCCTTACATGTCCATGGCTCCTGAGTTAACGGCCGACTACCATGAAAGGACGTCAATGATGGGCTACCGCTTTGGATTCGCGGCGATAGGCACTTTGCTCGGGGCGGGTTTGGCACTGCCCATCGTGGCGCTTGCGCCGGATAAAAATATCGGCTTCGTACTGCTGGGTATTGTATTCGGCTCCGTCATGCTTATTACGGCATTAATCACTATATTTACAGTCAAAGAGCCTGCTAATTTGAAACCGGCAAAGTCCATGGGCTTCGTTAAGACTTATACCGAGGTCTTCAAGAACAAGCCTTACCTGCTTATCCTGGCAACATACATATCTCATATTATGGCTATTACGGTGGCCAGCGGCATAGTCATTTACTACTTTAAATATATTCTGAACGACGAAGCCGCGACCACCTGGGCTATGCTGATACTGATCGGAACGGCTATTCTGTTTATCCCTGTCAGCGTCTTCCTGAGCAAGAGATTGGGCAAGAAAAAGGTTTACGGTGCGGGCTTCGTAATCATGGCAATCATGCTGATGGTGCTCTTTTTCTTCGGTCACACTCAGGGCGTTACCTTCACATTGATAGTCATGTTTTTAATGGGCACAGGTTTCGGCTTTACATATGCTATGCCCTATGCAATAGTGAGCGATGCAATTGAATACGACTATCTGAGGACCGGAGAACGAAGGGAGGGCGCTTTTTTCGGCATTTGGACATGGGGACTAAAAATCGGCCAGGCGCTGGCTATCTTTCTGATGGGAGTGACTCTCGAGTCGATGGGCTATGTAGCCAACGTCATGCCGCAGACTGCAAGCGCCCAACTCAGTATCAGGCTATTCCTGGGGCCCATATCGGCCGGCATATTTATCATCGCGGCTGTATTTTTATATTTCTACCCGATAACGGAGGCACGGTATAAGGAGATTTGTGCGCAAATCGCCGAGATGGAGGCCAGATCCGCCGCCTCTTAA
- a CDS encoding 2Fe-2S iron-sulfur cluster-binding protein produces the protein MGNINVSVDGKKVRVREGSTILEAAEAGGITIPTFCHIKGLLPTGVCRVCVVEVKGSRTLVGACHTPVAEGMIVSTHTPRVVAARKVIVELMLTGHTGDCVNDPNAENCKLHNLASDYEVGAPRFNVKSPRFYPAEESNPYVRRDLSKCVLCRKCVKACREIAHKDVLSIGYRGFRSKVVSGYDQALTTEACRDCLICIEHCPTGALGRPVKV, from the coding sequence ATGGGTAATATCAATGTGAGCGTAGACGGAAAAAAGGTCAGGGTTCGCGAGGGTTCTACCATACTAGAGGCGGCCGAGGCGGGCGGCATCACTATACCCACATTCTGCCATATCAAGGGGTTGCTGCCCACAGGTGTTTGCCGCGTGTGCGTGGTGGAGGTGAAGGGTTCCAGAACGCTGGTGGGAGCCTGCCACACGCCTGTCGCGGAGGGCATGATTGTTTCCACTCATACCCCGAGAGTGGTGGCTGCACGTAAAGTCATCGTGGAGCTGATGTTGACGGGCCATACCGGCGACTGCGTGAACGATCCCAACGCGGAGAACTGCAAGCTGCATAACCTTGCCTCGGACTATGAGGTGGGCGCCCCGCGGTTCAACGTTAAATCGCCGCGTTTCTATCCCGCAGAAGAATCCAACCCCTACGTGAGGAGGGATTTATCCAAGTGCGTACTCTGCCGCAAATGCGTCAAGGCCTGCCGTGAGATAGCGCACAAAGACGTGCTGAGCATAGGATATCGCGGCTTCAGGTCGAAGGTGGTCAGCGGTTACGACCAGGCGCTCACAACGGAGGCCTGCCGTGACTGCCTGATCTGCATCGAGCACTGCCCCACGGGAGCGTTGGGCAGGCCGGTCAAAGTCTGA
- a CDS encoding NAD(P)H-dependent oxidoreductase subunit E, translating into MSDKKDTTAGGQSGAGLLPGLKAEVEQKNYLSKETLEGIAGQTGLPLNYVYGVASFYAFLPVTRVGRNVIKVCNCLPCEMKQASALVEGIRQEIGIGPGQTTPDGKFTLEMVGCIGACDQAPAMLINDKLYGNLTSEGIAGILKSY; encoded by the coding sequence ATGAGCGATAAGAAAGACACAACCGCGGGCGGACAGTCCGGCGCCGGACTGTTGCCCGGTCTGAAAGCGGAGGTGGAGCAGAAGAATTATCTCTCCAAAGAAACACTGGAGGGGATTGCAGGACAAACAGGCCTTCCGCTTAACTATGTTTACGGGGTGGCCTCGTTTTACGCGTTTCTGCCTGTAACCAGGGTGGGGAGAAACGTGATTAAGGTATGCAACTGCCTGCCCTGCGAGATGAAGCAGGCCTCCGCATTGGTGGAGGGCATCAGGCAGGAGATTGGGATAGGGCCCGGCCAGACCACGCCCGATGGGAAGTTCACGCTGGAGATGGTGGGCTGCATCGGGGCCTGCGACCAGGCGCCGGCCATGCTGATTAACGATAAATTATACGGCAACCTCACGTCTGAGGGCATTGCCGGGATACTGAAATCCTATTGA